GCCGTGAGCGCCCGCGCCGGCTCGCCCGAGCGGAAATACTGGAGGACCGGGTACTGGCTGTCGGCCTGGAGCACGCCCAGCAGGCACGACGCCACGCCCTCGCTCCAGCGCGCGAACGGCTCCACGCCCACGGCCTCCACGCGGCGGATCGTGGCGTCCACCCCGCCGGTGAAGTACGTGGAGATGGTGGAGCCCAGGCGGTACACCACGGCCAGCTCGCCGTACACGCCGAACAGGTAGCTGATTCCGATGGTGACCATCGCGAAGCCGGTGAGGCCCTCGACGGCGGTGATCATCCGCAGCGCCCGCGTGCCCGGCACCATGTCGCCCGTGCCGACGGTGGAGACGACGGATGCGCTGAAGTAGAACGCCTCCACCCAGTGCGTGCGCAGCGAGCCCGGCTGCACCAGGAACTGCGGCATGTGCGGCAGGTAGACGAGCGCGAAAGCGATCACCAGCCCCAGCGTCCACACGCCCAGCCCGGCGGCGATGATCAGCGGCCCGGCCAAGCCCAAGACGATGCTGCGAGTCATGCCCGGCTGCTTCGGAGCCGCCGCCGTAAACAGCGTCCAGATGCCGCGCCCCAACCGCCGCGTGAGCGGCCCGCCGCGCGCCTGGAGGTGCAGCACGGTGAGGAACACGTCCAGCGCCACCAGCACCAGCAGGACGATGCCCGCCGCCGTGCTCAACACCGCCGGTCCCCACCTCGGAAGGATCCGATCCTCATCCCCGCCGCTTCCCTTCCCCTTCGGCGCGGGACGATGCGCGCCTCGTTGGCGTCCGCGGGCTATCCAGGCGGACGGGCGATGCCGGCTCCGCATCTCCCGCATGTCCGTCGACCCGCCGAACGGTTTGGAGATGCGCAGCCGGGCGCGCGCCGCAGTTGTCGTGCCTCACAAAGGTTGGACATGCGGGAAAGCGAGAAAGCCCGGCCGTCGCGTGGACGGCCGGGCTTTTTCGATGCGGTTGAGAGCGCGAGGCTTACCGCGCGCCGCGGCTCTCCATGGCGCGGAGTGCGTCTTCCGCCGCCTGGCGTGTCTCCGGGTAGCGGATGGACGGGAGCGCGGCGCGCAGCGGTGCGGCGGCGGTCGCGGCGTCCAACTGCCGGAGCGAGCGAACGGCCCAGGTGCGGACGTACGCGCGCGGGTCGTTCAGGTGCGAGACGAGCACGCTCAGCGCGCGCGTGCTGCCCCTGCGCGCGAACGCCGCCAGCGAGTTCGCCGCGTTCGTGCCCGCGCCGAGCTGCGCCTCCACTGCCGGGATCAGCGACTCGTCGCCGGACGCGGAGGCGGCGGTGAGCGCGGCGTTGCGCACGGCGTCGCGGTACGAGTCCGCGGCCAGCGCGCGCCGGATCAGCTCCGCGCGGCCCGCGGTGTCGGCGCGGGTGGCGCCGCGGACGGCGGCGGCGCGCACATCGTAGCTCGCGTCGCCGTCGAACACGCCGCGCGCGAGGCCGGCCGCACGCGCCCCGCCCACCGTGCCCAGCGCCTCCACCGCCGCGCTGCGCACGCGCGACGAGGTGTCGCGTAGCGCGGCCTGGAGCGGCGGCAGCGCGGATGCCTCAGGGAAGCCGCCGAGCGCGCGTGCGGCCTGCGCACGCGTGAGCGGGTAGTCCGCGTGCGCGGCGGCGTCCGCCAGCGCGGCGAGGGCGGCCGCATCGTCCTTCTTCGCCGCGAGCTGGTCGATGGCCCACTGGCGGTTCCACAGCGCGGGGTCGCGGCGGAGCTGCGCGGCGAGCCAGGCGGTCGGCTGCGGGAACGCGAGCTTCTTCAGGATGTGGTTGTCGACGTCGAACACCACCATCCGCGGCTCGGCCACGCCGTCCATCACCAGCGTCTGCTCGCGCGCGTCGAGCTGGAAGGTGCGCGTGACGTCGCCCGCGTCGGTGCCCACCATCACCGTGACCGGCATGCGGAACACGGCGGGCGTGGTGAAGCGCAGCCCGTCCTCATCCGCCTTGCTGCTGTCCACCTGCGTCTGCCGCACGCGCAACGTCAGGCGATGCGCCGCGGCGTCGTAGCTCTGCGCCACGTCGAACTCGGGGAAGCCGGCCTGGTACAGCCACTGGTCGAAGAACCAGTCCATGTCCTCGCCGGTGGCGTCGCGCACCGCCTGACGGAAGTCGTCCGTCGTGGCCGTGCCGTACGCGTGCGTGGTCAGGTAGCGGTTCACCGACGCCCAGAAGCGCTGCGGGCCCAGATAGTCCTTGAGCATCTTCAGGACGAGCGCGCCCTTGGGGTACACGTTGTTGGACCCCTCGGCGGCCACCGGCATCCGCCGCCGCGCGTCCGTGCCCATGAGCTGGCGGTACTCGTCCGCGTAGTAGTCGTCTTCCACGCGGCGGCCCAGCTTCTCGTTCCAGTACTGGCCAGGCATGAACTCGGCGAAGCCCTCGTTGAGCCACAGATTGGCCCAATCGTCGGTCGTCACGTAGTCGCCGAACCACTGGTGCGCCAACTCGTGGGGGATGAGGATGTGCTGGAACCACGGGCGGTCCTGGTACGCGCGCTCGTCGGGCAGCCAGTCCACCAGCGTGGTGGCGCTCACGTTCTCCATCCCGCCGAAGAAGTCCGCCACCGTCGTCTGCGCGTACTTGTCCCACGGGTACGCCACGCCGGTGAGGCGCGAGTAGACCTCCATCATGTCCGGCGTCACGCCGAAGAGGCGGCGGGCGAGCGGCGCATCCTCGGCGTACACGTAGTAGTCCACCGGCTTGCCGCGCCACGTGTCGTGCACCTTCGCGAGGGGCGCGACGACCAGGGAGACGAGATACGTGGCGCTGGGCTGCGTCTGGCTCCAGCGCGTGGTGTGCGTGCCGTCCGGGTTCGTCACGTCGGCCAGCAGGCGGCCGTTGCTGACGGCGGTGTAGCCGCGCGGGACGGTGGCATGCACCTCCCACGTCGCCTTGTCGTTGGGGAAGTCGTAGGTAGGGAACCAGTTGTGGTTCTCCGTCGCCTCGCCCTGGCTCCAGATCTGCCGCGGCCGGTGCGGACGGCCTTCGGATTCGAGGAACGTCAGCCCTCGCCCGCTGCGCACTTTCCCGTCGTACGCGACGGTGAAGCGCACCGTGTCGCCGAACGCCGCAGGCCGCGCGGGGAAGACGACCAGCGAGTCGCCGTGCGTCCGGAACCGCAGCGCCGCCCCCGCGCCCGACGTGACCTGGCGGATGCGCAGCAGGTGCCCCGCATCGAGCACCACCGAGTCCATCCCCGGCCTGCGCGCCACGAGCGTCGTCGCCACGCGCCCCTTGAACGACGTGGAGTCCCAATCGAACCCGCTCACCTCGATCCTCTGGTGCACCAGGTCGTAGTCGTGCGAGCGGTCGTAGTACCCGCCCGACACCCGCTCCCGGTTCGTCTGCGCCGCTGCGGACGAGACGGCGAACGACACGGATGCGAACAGAAGGACGGTAGATGCGAGAATGGCGGACGGACGATGGAGAGGCTTCAAGGCATGGCTCCGGTAGATGGATGAGGCGGGCCCCCTCCCCGGCTCGCTTAGGCTCGCCGACCCTCCCCCAAAACTGCCTGGGGGAGGGTTGGTTGGGCTGGGGGGCGCACCTCGGATGTGATCGCGGCGGACAGCTGTACAGCGTCTGCGTCTGCGTGTCGAACCGCGGGGATGACGCGGCAGCAGGCCACGCAGGTGGCCTTTGTGCCTTTGTAGCCCGTGGCTTTAGCCGCCAGGGCGCCGCCGCGACCCACCTGTCGTTGGCGCAGGCGAGAGACAGCTTCTCGCGCCGATGCGCTGGCTTCAGCTTCTCCGCGGCGCCATCATCACGCCGGCGCGCCGATGTGGGCGTGGACGAAGGTGACGGCCATGGAGCCCTCGCCCACGGCCGAGGCCACGCGCTTCACCGAGCCGCTGCGGGCGTCGCCGGCCGCGAAGATGCCGGGCAGGCTCGTCTCCAGGAACGTGGGCGCGCGGCCCACGTCGCGCCACACGGCCGAGCGGCGGATCTCCTCCGGCAGCGCCTGGCCGGTGACCACGAAGCCGGTGCGGTCCAGGTGCACGCAGCCGTCCAGCCAGTGCGTGTTGGGCCGCGCGCCGATGAAGAGGAAGAGCGCCCGCGCCCCGATCCGTATCTCCTCCCCCGTGGCGTTGCAGCGCACGGTGACGCCTTGCAGCACGCCGTTCCCGTCCACCGCGATCACCTCGGCGAACGTGTGCACCTCCACGTTCTCCGCCCGTTCGATGCGGTCCACCAGGTAGCGCGACATGCTCTTGCCCAGGTCGCCGCCGCGGATCAGCACGTGCACGCGCCTGGAGAAGCGCGAAAGATACATCGCCGCCTGCCCGGCCGAGTTGCCGCCGCCCACGATCACGATCTCGTCGCCGCCGCACAGGCGCGCCTCCATTTCGGTGGCCGCGTAGTACACGCCCGCGCCCTCAAGCCCGCGAATGCCGGGCACGTCCAGCCCACGGTACTCCGCCCCGCTCGCCACCAGCACGCACCGCGCGGACACGTGCGAGCCGTCGTCCAGGTCCACGATGCGCAGGCCGCCCTCCAGCCGCAGCCGCACCGCGCTCTGCGGCACGGAGATGCGCGCGCCGAACTTCTGCGCCTGGAGGAGCGCCTTGGCCGCCAGGTCCGCGCCGGAGATGCCGGTGGGGAAGCCCAGGTAGTTCTCGATGCGCGAGCTGGTGCCCGCCTGCCCGCCCGCGGCCGTGGCGTCCACGCACAGGGTGCGCAGCCCCTCGGAGCTGCCGTACACCGCCGCCGCCAGCCCCGCCGGCCCCGCGCCCACGACCACCAGGTCGAACACGTCGCCGTCGGTGACCCGCGCGTCCATGCCCATGTAGCGCGCGAGCTGCGAGACGGTGGGGTTGCTCACCCACTTCCCGTCGCGCCCGATCACGATGGGCGTCTTGTCCGGCCCCACGCCGAAGGTACGCAGCAGCTCCTCGGCCTGCGGGTCGGCCTCCAGGTCCAGCCACGTGTACGGGATGCCGTTGCGCGTGCAGAACTCGCGCAGGTGGTGCGCCTCCGGGGCGAAGCTGCTGCCCAGAATGCGGATGCCGCGGTAGCCCTGCCCCAGCAGCAGCGTGCGCCGCATGAGGAAGGCGCGCAGCAGCACCTCGCTGATCTCCGGCAGCTCGCCCACCACGTGGTGGATGGTGTCGGACGACAGCTCCAGCACCTCGCCGTCCTCCAGCACGCATGCGGTGACCAGGCTGGCGCGGCCGGTGAGCACGTCCACGTCTCCCGTGAACTCGCCGGGCTCGTGCACCACCACGCGCCGCGGCTCGTCGCCGGACGAGTCGAGGATCTCCACCCTGCCGGAGAGCACCACGTAGAAGCCGAAGCCCCGGTCGCCCTCCTTCCACAGCACCTGTCCGCGGGCCACCGGGTGTACGCAGCCCACCGGCAGCAGCTGCGCGATCTGCCGCTCGCTCAGCTTCGGAAAGGCGATCTCCTGGTCGGAAGCCATTATTTGCCCGTGGAATGCGAATCGGAGCCGGCGTATCGGCGATGCGGACGGCCCGGAAGGTCGAGAGGGGATGCTTGCGAAGCCTAGCGCAAACAGACGGTTCCGCAACCATCCACCGCGTTCGGTAGATGTGCGTCCGTCGATGACAGTCTCCGCAATCGTGGGATCGATCGATGATCGCCCTACCTCATCACCCGTCCGCTCGAACGAGCCGGTGGAGGATCGGTTCCGGGATGAGCATCACGACAATGATCACGCCCGTTGCCACCGCCGCGGCGATGAGGCCGATGCGGGTGATGGCGAGCGCCGCATCCAGCACGATGATCGCCGCCCGTCCGCCGTTCCCGGCTCCGCTGGATCGAGCGAGCACTGCGGCGATGGCGGGGGGAAAGCCGAGGCAGATGCACAGCCCGGCCAGGCTGAAGACGAGCCGGAGGATGCTGCCCAGCCGCGTATCTTCGATCATCCGTCCATCTCCCCCACCGCAACCGCCGAGCGCGAGCCGCCGAGGCGCGCAAGCACCTTCTCCGCCGCGGCGATGCCCAGGTGCTGCGCCTCCTCGAACAGCGAGAGGCCGCTCAGATCGGAGTGCGCGTAGAAGACCGGGCCGGGCGATGCGACCAGCGCCGCGCGGGCGGGAGACGAGAGGAAGCCCGGCGTCGGCCGGATCATCGCGTGGCCCATGCGCATGACGTCGATGCGCGAGACGCACCGGCGAATATCCGGGTGCGCGCGCTGGAGGTCCGCCAGGATCAGGTCCGCCCACTCGCGCCACGGCCGGCGGAGCAGCGTGGCGCGCGCTTGGCGCGGCGGCTCACCGGTCAGCGCCCAGTAGTACGTCCACACCGCACGCTCGCGGTGAGTGGAGATGGACTGGTGGCCCGCATCCACGTAGCCCAGCGCGGGCGACCCGGCGATCACGTTGTCCCACGCGAGCGGGAAGTCGTTCTCGCGCGGCAGGCGATCGAGCGTGAGGTTGGCGGTGAGCCACGGCGAGTAGGTGAAGTCCACTGCGGGCGCACCCTCCACAACGTACGGCGCCAGGAACGACGGGGCCGCCCAGACCGCCGCATCCGCCAGGTACTCGGTTTCGCCCGCGAGGACGCGCACGCCGCTGCCTGCGCGCTCCACGCGGTGCACGGGCGCCCCCGTGCGGACCCGGTCCCCCGCGCGCGCGAGCAGGTGCCGGGCGATGTGGCCGTTGCCCTCCGGCCAGGTGAGCGGGCCCGGATCCGCATCTCGCGCGGCGAAGTAGTGGATGCCCGCCCAGGCGGACGTGTCGCCCAGCGGCGCGCCGTAATCGTCGCGGCAGGCGTACTCCGCGTACCACCGCAGCGCCTGCGACCGGAACCCCTCGCGCCGCAGCCAATCGCCGAACGAGAGCGAATCCAGCGCGGACGACTTTCGTCCCAGTGCGGAGGGAATCGTGAACTCGCCACTGGCGCGGAGCCGGTCGATCACGTGCTGGAAGCGCTTCGCCTCTTCCCCGCCGTCCGGCGAGAAGGTGAAGACCGACTCCAGCCCTTCGCGCCAGGCGCCGTCCACGAACACGCGCTCCTGCGGGGAGAAGCACAGCATCCGCTCGTCCCACGAGCCGTCGGGGCGCAGTATCCCCATCTCGGCGAACAGCTCGCGGACGTGCACGGCGTGCGGGCCGGGCACGGGTACGTAGTGCGCGGCCCACGGGTAGCGGCTCACCTCGTTCTCGCCCCACCGCGCGTTGCCGCCCGCGTGGTCCTCCAGCTCCAGCAGCACGAAGTCGCGCATCCCCGCCCGCTCCAGCCACCACGCCGCCGACAGCCCCGCCATCCCCCCGCCCACGATCACCACCGGCACGCGCACCGTCCGCCGGACCGGCGGCACCGCGGCCCGGTCGCGAAGCCGGTGCCCGCGCGCGCCCCCGTCGTCCACGAAGCCGCCCGCGAGCGGCGCATCCGTCTTCGGCGCGCACCCTACGATTGCGGCGGAGAGCGCCCCCGCGCCCGCTTTCGCGATGAACTCGCGGCGGTTCACGAGGCGGTTTCGCGGGCGGGGGGGGGGGGGGGGGGG
This Longimicrobiaceae bacterium DNA region includes the following protein-coding sequences:
- a CDS encoding potassium channel family protein, coding for MSTAAGIVLLVLVALDVFLTVLHLQARGGPLTRRLGRGIWTLFTAAAPKQPGMTRSIVLGLAGPLIIAAGLGVWTLGLVIAFALVYLPHMPQFLVQPGSLRTHWVEAFYFSASVVSTVGTGDMVPGTRALRMITAVEGLTGFAMVTIGISYLFGVYGELAVVYRLGSTISTYFTGGVDATIRRVEAVGVEPFARWSEGVASCLLGVLQADSQYPVLQYFRSGEPARALTAQIGTLLEFRRAVERGGRLPGLASHPSYVALMEALRAYIEEIEKHFVPRRFDPAPPAPGEDPLERAYTRIRRYKRY
- a CDS encoding M1 family aminopeptidase, whose product is MKPLHRPSAILASTVLLFASVSFAVSSAAAQTNRERVSGGYYDRSHDYDLVHQRIEVSGFDWDSTSFKGRVATTLVARRPGMDSVVLDAGHLLRIRQVTSGAGAALRFRTHGDSLVVFPARPAAFGDTVRFTVAYDGKVRSGRGLTFLESEGRPHRPRQIWSQGEATENHNWFPTYDFPNDKATWEVHATVPRGYTAVSNGRLLADVTNPDGTHTTRWSQTQPSATYLVSLVVAPLAKVHDTWRGKPVDYYVYAEDAPLARRLFGVTPDMMEVYSRLTGVAYPWDKYAQTTVADFFGGMENVSATTLVDWLPDERAYQDRPWFQHILIPHELAHQWFGDYVTTDDWANLWLNEGFAEFMPGQYWNEKLGRRVEDDYYADEYRQLMGTDARRRMPVAAEGSNNVYPKGALVLKMLKDYLGPQRFWASVNRYLTTHAYGTATTDDFRQAVRDATGEDMDWFFDQWLYQAGFPEFDVAQSYDAAAHRLTLRVRQTQVDSSKADEDGLRFTTPAVFRMPVTVMVGTDAGDVTRTFQLDAREQTLVMDGVAEPRMVVFDVDNHILKKLAFPQPTAWLAAQLRRDPALWNRQWAIDQLAAKKDDAAALAALADAAAHADYPLTRAQAARALGGFPEASALPPLQAALRDTSSRVRSAAVEALGTVGGARAAGLARGVFDGDASYDVRAAAVRGATRADTAGRAELIRRALAADSYRDAVRNAALTAASASGDESLIPAVEAQLGAGTNAANSLAAFARRGSTRALSVLVSHLNDPRAYVRTWAVRSLRQLDAATAAAPLRAALPSIRYPETRQAAEDALRAMESRGAR
- a CDS encoding FAD-dependent oxidoreductase; this encodes MASDQEIAFPKLSERQIAQLLPVGCVHPVARGQVLWKEGDRGFGFYVVLSGRVEILDSSGDEPRRVVVHEPGEFTGDVDVLTGRASLVTACVLEDGEVLELSSDTIHHVVGELPEISEVLLRAFLMRRTLLLGQGYRGIRILGSSFAPEAHHLREFCTRNGIPYTWLDLEADPQAEELLRTFGVGPDKTPIVIGRDGKWVSNPTVSQLARYMGMDARVTDGDVFDLVVVGAGPAGLAAAVYGSSEGLRTLCVDATAAGGQAGTSSRIENYLGFPTGISGADLAAKALLQAQKFGARISVPQSAVRLRLEGGLRIVDLDDGSHVSARCVLVASGAEYRGLDVPGIRGLEGAGVYYAATEMEARLCGGDEIVIVGGGNSAGQAAMYLSRFSRRVHVLIRGGDLGKSMSRYLVDRIERAENVEVHTFAEVIAVDGNGVLQGVTVRCNATGEEIRIGARALFLFIGARPNTHWLDGCVHLDRTGFVVTGQALPEEIRRSAVWRDVGRAPTFLETSLPGIFAAGDARSGSVKRVASAVGEGSMAVTFVHAHIGAPA
- a CDS encoding FAD-dependent oxidoreductase — translated: PPPPPPRPRNRLVNRREFIAKAGAGALSAAIVGCAPKTDAPLAGGFVDDGGARGHRLRDRAAVPPVRRTVRVPVVIVGGGMAGLSAAWWLERAGMRDFVLLELEDHAGGNARWGENEVSRYPWAAHYVPVPGPHAVHVRELFAEMGILRPDGSWDERMLCFSPQERVFVDGAWREGLESVFTFSPDGGEEAKRFQHVIDRLRASGEFTIPSALGRKSSALDSLSFGDWLRREGFRSQALRWYAEYACRDDYGAPLGDTSAWAGIHYFAARDADPGPLTWPEGNGHIARHLLARAGDRVRTGAPVHRVERAGSGVRVLAGETEYLADAAVWAAPSFLAPYVVEGAPAVDFTYSPWLTANLTLDRLPRENDFPLAWDNVIAGSPALGYVDAGHQSISTHRERAVWTYYWALTGEPPRQARATLLRRPWREWADLILADLQRAHPDIRRCVSRIDVMRMGHAMIRPTPGFLSSPARAALVASPGPVFYAHSDLSGLSLFEEAQHLGIAAAEKVLARLGGSRSAVAVGEMDG